From a single Terriglobia bacterium genomic region:
- a CDS encoding prolyl oligopeptidase family serine peptidase, with amino-acid sequence MRTSRVLLVCLFAAALLVSSFRGLGAQGRAGASAGTQQAAPAAGAADGSKVLNLDDYGRWNRITSTAITNDGRWMSYTLTPNEGDPTLYVKALDGDKTYTVPLGAAPGGAGRGGGGGRGGAGGGNVPQFSDDSRWATHFVNPAGGRGGGRSGRGGPAPTPGGRGAAPAAQAPSTPGHLELLNLATGEKISIANAASWKFSAGSKWLAVRLNKAQADAKFNGADLILHELSSGLDRNIGNVNQYDFDHAGKLFAYTVDAADRLGNGIYLLDPETGETRALNTGAADYAQLAWSGEGTNLAVLRGDKVKDMKQKENVLLAWSALGTANAKPLVFDPSKDASFPKTMVLSEYTAPRWSKDGTRIFIGIKDQEPEIPEADAIKANVDIWHWKDQTPQSVQIVQIQQLRQATLPAVVFVSTGKFVKLGDDDMSSITMAANSNVGVGRNDAAYRGEVAWGGSRADLYKVDINTGARTLIEKALSRTYGTSPDSKWFLYLKSRQVRAFNLETGNSVLMDAAAVPGKSYVNEDDDHAYEKPIWGLGGWSKDGKSVLLYDKFDVWQAPLDGGKAVNLTNGVGSAQQIQFRVVRFTPGGGGRGGRGGGAGAAADEDSGIDLSKPVTLSAYGDRTKKSGYWQVTAGQPPQPLIWADKNIGGVVKARDADRILFTEQDYNEYPDYRVSTVSFTSPKKVTDANPFLKEYAWSAGKVLIDYTTSKGHKLQGTLMLPAGYEPGKKYPMLVEFYEIMSNTHHNFSAPGYSNSPQLSTYASNGYLVFQPDMVYEIGKPGTSAVDCMTSAVKKVIELGYADPKHIGLHGHSWSGYQSSYIVTQTDMFAAVVTGAPPTNLLSFYDELYKSSGTVQQGITEIGQVRMGADITPWNSTKLYEEQSPIFNVTKIKTPFMILQGTDDGAVDYVEGLQFFNAARRNGKHVILLSYPGEAHNLTNRDNQKDFTIRMKQFFDHYLMDKPAPQWMTDGLPQVKKGGPIK; translated from the coding sequence ATGCGCACGTCTCGCGTCCTGCTTGTATGCCTGTTCGCCGCGGCGCTCCTCGTCTCATCCTTCCGCGGTCTCGGCGCGCAAGGACGGGCCGGCGCTTCGGCCGGCACCCAGCAGGCGGCGCCTGCGGCTGGAGCCGCTGACGGAAGCAAAGTGCTCAACCTTGATGATTACGGGCGTTGGAATCGCATCACTTCGACCGCAATCACGAATGACGGCCGATGGATGTCGTACACGCTTACGCCGAATGAAGGCGACCCGACGCTGTACGTGAAGGCGCTCGACGGCGACAAGACGTACACGGTCCCGCTCGGCGCGGCGCCTGGGGGCGCCGGGCGTGGCGGTGGCGGCGGTCGCGGCGGCGCCGGTGGCGGCAACGTGCCGCAGTTCTCTGACGACTCACGCTGGGCCACGCATTTTGTGAATCCCGCCGGCGGTCGTGGCGGTGGTCGCAGCGGCCGCGGCGGCCCCGCCCCCACTCCGGGCGGCCGCGGTGCCGCGCCAGCCGCGCAGGCCCCATCCACACCCGGACATCTCGAACTGCTCAACCTCGCGACCGGTGAAAAGATCTCAATTGCGAACGCGGCATCGTGGAAATTCTCCGCGGGCTCAAAATGGCTCGCCGTGCGCCTCAACAAGGCGCAGGCGGACGCGAAGTTTAACGGCGCCGATCTCATTTTGCACGAGCTGTCATCAGGGCTCGACCGCAACATCGGCAACGTCAACCAGTACGACTTCGACCACGCAGGCAAGTTGTTCGCCTACACCGTCGACGCCGCTGACCGGCTCGGCAACGGCATCTACCTCCTCGACCCTGAGACCGGTGAGACGCGCGCGCTGAACACCGGCGCCGCGGACTACGCGCAGCTCGCCTGGAGCGGCGAAGGCACGAATCTCGCCGTCCTGCGCGGCGACAAGGTGAAGGACATGAAACAGAAGGAGAACGTGCTCCTCGCCTGGAGCGCGCTCGGCACGGCCAACGCCAAGCCGCTCGTCTTCGATCCGTCGAAGGATGCGTCCTTCCCCAAAACGATGGTCCTCAGCGAATACACGGCACCGCGCTGGAGCAAGGATGGCACCCGCATATTCATCGGGATCAAGGACCAGGAGCCGGAAATTCCCGAGGCGGATGCCATTAAGGCAAACGTAGACATTTGGCACTGGAAGGATCAAACGCCGCAGTCGGTGCAGATCGTACAGATCCAGCAGTTGCGCCAGGCGACGCTGCCGGCGGTCGTGTTCGTGAGCACAGGCAAGTTCGTCAAGCTCGGCGACGACGACATGAGCTCCATCACGATGGCCGCCAACTCGAACGTCGGCGTCGGCCGCAACGATGCGGCGTATCGTGGCGAAGTCGCGTGGGGCGGAAGCCGCGCCGACCTCTACAAGGTCGACATCAACACCGGCGCGCGCACGCTGATCGAGAAGGCGCTCTCGCGCACATACGGGACGTCACCCGACTCGAAATGGTTTCTGTATCTCAAAAGCAGGCAGGTGCGCGCGTTCAACCTCGAAACCGGCAACTCCGTGCTGATGGACGCGGCGGCGGTTCCCGGCAAGAGTTATGTGAACGAGGACGACGACCACGCCTACGAGAAGCCCATCTGGGGCCTCGGCGGCTGGTCGAAAGACGGAAAGTCCGTGCTGCTCTATGACAAGTTCGATGTGTGGCAGGCGCCGCTCGACGGTGGAAAAGCCGTGAACCTGACGAACGGCGTCGGCAGTGCCCAGCAGATCCAGTTCCGCGTTGTGCGCTTCACACCCGGTGGTGGTGGACGCGGTGGGCGCGGTGGCGGTGCCGGCGCGGCCGCCGACGAAGATAGCGGTATCGACCTCTCAAAGCCTGTCACGCTCTCCGCGTACGGCGATCGCACCAAGAAGTCCGGGTACTGGCAAGTGACGGCCGGCCAGCCGCCGCAGCCTCTCATCTGGGCCGACAAGAACATCGGCGGCGTCGTGAAGGCAAGGGACGCCGATCGCATCCTTTTCACAGAGCAAGACTACAACGAATACCCCGATTACCGGGTGAGCACCGTGTCGTTCACATCGCCAAAGAAAGTGACTGACGCGAATCCGTTCCTCAAGGAATACGCATGGTCGGCCGGGAAAGTCCTGATCGACTACACGACATCGAAGGGACACAAACTCCAGGGGACTCTGATGCTCCCCGCAGGCTACGAGCCCGGAAAGAAGTACCCGATGCTCGTCGAGTTCTACGAGATCATGTCGAACACGCATCACAACTTTTCGGCCCCGGGATACAGCAACAGCCCGCAACTCTCGACGTACGCGAGCAACGGTTATCTCGTGTTCCAGCCCGACATGGTGTACGAGATCGGCAAACCCGGCACGTCGGCCGTGGACTGCATGACGAGCGCGGTGAAGAAGGTGATCGAGCTTGGCTACGCCGACCCCAAGCACATCGGGCTGCACGGCCATAGCTGGAGCGGATACCAGTCGTCGTACATCGTCACGCAGACCGACATGTTCGCCGCCGTCGTCACCGGCGCGCCGCCCACCAATCTTCTCAGCTTCTACGACGAACTGTACAAAAGCTCCGGCACGGTGCAGCAAGGCATCACGGAAATCGGGCAGGTGCGCATGGGCGCCGACATCACGCCGTGGAACTCGACCAAGCTCTACGAGGAGCAGTCGCCGATCTTCAACGTAACGAAGATCAAAACGCCGTTCATGATCCTCCAGGGAACGGATGACGGCGCCGTGGACTACGTCGAAGGACTCCAGTTTTTCAACGCCGCCCGGCGCAACGGGAAGCATGTGATCCTTCTTTCCTATCCCGGCGAAGCGCACAACCTCACAAACCGCGACAACCAGAAGGACTTTACAATTAGAATGAAGCAGTTCTTTGACCATTACCTGATGGACAAGCCGGCGCCGCAGTGGATGACCGACGGCCTGCCACAGGTCAAGAAGGGCGGACCGATCAAATAG
- a CDS encoding PQQ-like beta-propeller repeat protein, giving the protein MKILPASNRDQALDCFEELILMFYRISAFIILAAVSAPSGDWPQFRGPGRDNISTETGLYRTWPAKGPKVLWKIPVCEGYAGAAIKDGRIYLNDYNAEKKEHLFRCISLVDGKDIWQWSYAVEIRPSHGITRTVPAVGQRLVFSLDPKCRFHAFDIKTGKLVWQKNLVQEYKATIPGWYAGQNPLLDGDRVLLATGGDALVVAFDQATGKEVWRSPNPGKDLMSHSSLMPATIGGVKQYLYLTMNKVVGIAAADGQILWSTPFTAKMAACPSPVSIGDGRVFVTSGYEAGSMMLQVQKGTSGFTVQKLYELTSTQFNSEVHTPILYQNCLFAVGSKTRGRFTCLGLDGKIIWQSPVSSGDPAATRTFDLGAFMLVDGMFFILDGKTGMLRLIEASTKQYKELASAQILEGEDVWGPIALSNGKLVIRDMNKMVCLEVGSPGK; this is encoded by the coding sequence ATGAAAATATTACCTGCGAGCAACCGGGATCAGGCGCTGGACTGCTTCGAGGAACTCATCCTTATGTTCTACCGAATTTCTGCGTTCATCATCCTGGCCGCGGTCTCGGCTCCGAGCGGCGATTGGCCCCAGTTCCGTGGTCCTGGCCGGGACAATATCTCCACAGAAACCGGGCTCTACCGGACTTGGCCGGCCAAGGGCCCTAAGGTCCTCTGGAAGATTCCCGTCTGCGAAGGCTACGCGGGCGCTGCCATCAAGGACGGCAGGATCTACCTGAACGATTACAATGCCGAAAAAAAAGAGCATCTGTTCCGTTGTATTTCGCTCGTCGACGGGAAAGACATCTGGCAGTGGAGCTACGCGGTCGAAATCCGGCCCAGCCATGGGATTACCCGGACTGTGCCGGCGGTGGGCCAGAGACTGGTTTTTTCTCTGGATCCCAAGTGCCGCTTTCACGCCTTCGACATTAAGACCGGCAAGCTCGTCTGGCAGAAGAACCTGGTCCAAGAATATAAAGCTACCATCCCAGGATGGTATGCCGGCCAGAATCCGCTCCTCGATGGGGACAGAGTTCTGCTGGCGACCGGCGGCGACGCCCTGGTAGTTGCCTTTGACCAGGCAACAGGCAAGGAAGTCTGGCGGTCGCCGAACCCGGGAAAGGACTTGATGTCCCACTCCTCCCTGATGCCGGCAACCATTGGCGGTGTCAAACAGTACCTCTACCTGACCATGAACAAGGTTGTAGGTATTGCCGCGGCGGATGGGCAGATCCTGTGGAGCACCCCATTCACTGCAAAAATGGCCGCATGCCCGTCTCCCGTATCGATCGGCGACGGGAGAGTTTTCGTCACGAGCGGATACGAGGCAGGCAGCATGATGCTCCAGGTGCAGAAGGGGACCTCGGGCTTTACCGTCCAGAAACTCTATGAATTGACCAGTACCCAATTCAACTCCGAGGTGCACACGCCCATCCTGTACCAGAACTGCCTATTTGCGGTGGGCAGCAAGACGCGCGGGAGATTCACCTGCCTCGGCCTCGACGGCAAGATCATTTGGCAAAGCCCCGTCTCTTCAGGCGATCCCGCGGCGACCCGGACCTTCGATCTCGGGGCTTTTATGCTCGTTGACGGAATGTTCTTCATCCTCGACGGAAAAACGGGAATGCTCCGTCTCATCGAGGCCAGCACCAAGCAGTATAAGGAACTCGCCAGCGCCCAGATCCTGGAAGGAGAGGATGTGTGGGGCCCGATAGCTCTTTCCAACGGAAAGCTGGTGATCCGCGATATGAACAAAATGGTCTGTCTCGAGGTGGGCTCCCCGGGAAAGTAG